GCTTATGATGCAGGCGATGTACCACCTAGTGATTGCACAGGGTATGGATCGGTTACTAGGTGCTGGTAGAATGCCCGGTTATCATTTGGTTGCAGACCAACTGTCTGCGCAGGAATATTTGGACCAAGTGGCGGCGGGCGAGAGGCGTGATCCGGTGATATCGTTCCTGCTTCGCTGTGGCCGCATGCCGGTTGGTGTGACCGCAGACTATCTGGACGATGAGGAATCCTGCAACTATGCAGCCCTGATGGAGTGGCGGAATCCGTTTAAATAAAAAATATCAAATGAAATACATCATCAATTGAGGAGGCATTTTTCCATGGAATTCACGCGCATTACATCCATCAACGATCCACTGTTTGCCCAGATGCACAAGCTGATGCAGGAGATCTTCCCGCGAGAAGAAGTGCTGGACTTCCCCCTGTGGGCAGAACCGTTGGAAGATCCGGGTATTCGGGTGTTCGTGGCTGTGCATGAAGGACAAGTTGTGGGAGCGACAGAGTACCGTTATTACGAGGATTGGAACGTAGCCATGACAGACTTTACCATTATTAGTCGCGAAGGACTGGGGATCGGCAGTTTCCTGGCGAATCACCGCAAGCGTGATCTGCAAAAGTTGGCTGCGGCAAACGGAAAAGAGCTGTTCGGCATGTTTGCCGAAATCTATAACCCTTATCTGAGTCAAGATCACGAGTTTGGCGGCATCAAGCCAATGGACCCGTATGTACGTCGCGAAGTATTGTCTCATCTGGGATACCAGCGTCTGGACTTCCCGTATGTTCATCCATCCTGGCAAGGGGACGGGGAAGCGGTTGGCGGCTTGGACCTGTGCTTTATGCCAGGAGATGAGTCGCTTGGTGAACTGCCAGCCAGTCTGGTGGCTGATTTCCTGAATCGATATTATGCGGTGCTACCGAACAAACCGCAAGAATGGCTTGCCATGGTAGAGAAATTGACTGCTCGCAAGTCGGTTGCACTACTGCCGTTGTAAACGGGAGCAGGACCGTCACTGGTGATTGTAATGTTCTGAGCAGCAATAAAACCAAGAAAAGGCCCGTTAATCAGACCGTGATCGGTTCTGTTCAATGGGCCTTTCCGGTTTCATTAAGGTTATTGCCCTAACGAATCTGAGGTGCCTTATTCAGGGATTTGAAACGTCTGCCGAAATCTAAGGAACCTGAGACACGCTATATCAGAATAAACAGCTGTTTGCAGCGTTTTTTCGGGGTATTTTGGAAAATAACGTGTCTGATGTTCTTAACAATGTATAAAGAGGACCTAAAGGTCAAATAAGACGTCCCGAGTTCCTTAGAAAATCGTCTACCCATTCGCCAGTATCGGCAAGATCGTACCTCAGAGGGGCGAAACATTACTTTCGGTATGCTGACATCCTGACATCTCTCATCATATCGCTTACCTGAATTTGAGGACATACCCTAGATAATTAGTTCATTGTTAATAAAGTCTATAAACAAATATTTAACGATTAATTTTTATTTAACGTCATTTCGATTCGGTAACTGACTCAGATAACTGTTGGACAAGTGTAGAAGATCCAAAGCCCGTTCGTACTGTTCCTTCGTAATATATTCGGAAGAGGTTGATTCCTCTTCAGATGGTATGGCAGATGCGGGCACGGACGATTCATCCTTCAGACTGTCCGGATTCGTCCCCTTCTTCTGATTAAGCTCTGCCGAAACGACATCCTGTCTCCCGGCATCCGCAAGAGAGTAATGTGTACCATCACCGTACCCCGTCTCAGGAACGAACAGTGAAGCGTCGTTCAGTACGGAACCGGAGGGCAGATAATAGCGCTCTGGCAGCAGATTATTTCCCTCACGCAGCAAATCCTGCCCGAAATGCAGTTGGTTCTGGAGAGAGGCACCGGTCAACCCGGCGATCGTTGGCAGAATATCCACCTGTCCTCCGATCTGTTCCAGCTGAGCTGCCGGCGTGATGCCAGGAGCCGTGATGATGAGTGGAATATTGATCATGTCCGCAGATGTGTACTCCCGACCGTAGATTTCCTGCATCAGCTTCTCGTCAGTCCGATCCAGCGAGTAGATAGGCAGACCCAGATGGTCACCGTAAACGACCAGCAAGCTATTTTCCCATAGTCCACGTTCCTTAAGTCCCTCAATAAATTGCCCCACCGCCTGATCGGCATAATGCTGGGACACAAGATAATCCCCTGGCAACGTATTAACGTACCGTTTCGGCAACGTCAGACTTTTTTTATCTTCTGGCAAATGGTAAGGATGGTGTGCAGACATAGATATAATTTGTGCATAGAAAGGTGACCCTGATGCCTGCATGGCCTCGAGTTTGTCGAGTGTTTTGCTGTACAACACTTCATCCGATGCCGAGAAGGCGATGGAATCCTCTGTTCCGAAATAATTGATGTCATAATACTGGTCGAATCCAAGCGCCTTGTATAACTGATCGCGATTCCAGAAGTGCACATCATTCGTATGGAATGTGGCTGTCTGATAACCGTTCGCGGACATCAGTCTGGGCAGACTTGGCAATTCCTTATTGGCATAGACAGTAGCTGCGGCTCCGTTAGGCGGTGTATAAAACGATGTATTCACCACAAACTCGGCATCCGACGTATTTCCCTGTCCCACTTGCTGATAAAAGTTCGGGAAATACAGGCTTTGACCAGCGAGCTTATTCAGATGGGGTGTGACTTCCTGTCCATCCACCTGCAATCCGATCAGGAAGTTCTGAAATGATTCGAGCTGGAGGACAATGACGTTGCGTCCTTTGGCTGCACCTTCCTCCACAACAGCGGGTAGTGCTGTCGTTTGTTTAATCTCGTCGATATGATTCTGATCGATTTGATCGAGGGGCACGGGTTTGTCAGGCCGATCAGCCAGGATGGTGTACGCTTCGTAACCGAGAATCCCCATCTGCTCCGCCTGTGTAATCTCGCTCATACTCGCCCGATTGGGGTATATGTTGAGCATGCACAGCATCATCGACAGAACCAGAATGACCGAGGCGATCCGTCTTCTGGCGCTTCGTTCAAGCGGCACTCTGCCTGGACGTTCAGTCCCGCCGAGCTTGATCCGCCGACGAATCAGAATTCCCGCGATAACCAGAACATCTGCAAAAATAAACAAATAATACGGATCGAGCAAAGAGAACATGCTGCTCTTGACAGAGGTTACCTGATTAACCTGTGCGAGCGCGTGATAATTGACAATGACACCATAATATTTGTAATACATGATCGCTGCGAAGAAGATGCCCGATAACACCAGATTTAGTCCGAGATAGAGCCACATCCGGCGTTTGGCTGCGAACCATTCAATCAGACAGAAGCAGATCCAGATCAGCGGCAACTCTGTCAGCAGCGGTTTCCAGACGGGGATGTCATCGAAGATCACAATCCAGGCCAGAGAGCTTTTGATCATCATAATAACGGTGAACACGATAAACGGTCCGCTTAGAAACCGGGTGAGTGAATTGCGTGACAAGTTACCACCTTCCTTCCTTTCCGAAGTTTCATTTAACAAGTATTATGCTATCTCATGGCATGTCGTGTCAAAAGCACCGAACTTCTTGGTTGCTCAATTTTTTAAATTATTGGAAAAAAGCAGAGAGGAATTTGGGTCATTCATGACCTCACGTATACAAAAAGCCCCTTCCATTGAGGAAGAGGCGGAAGGGGAATCATTTTAAAGTATAAATAATTAAATGATGCTTGTCCAAATGTGATCACAGTATATCTGCAAATTTGTACACAAATCCTGGACCATTAGATCAGGTTTGCTCCCGTTCGTTACTCTATGGTGAATGTCGTGACGAAAGAAGGTCTTGGAAACATGGTGGGCTTCTGTGCGGTCAGCCCTTCACTCGTGCTGCGGTTGCGGTGAGCATGGTTATAAGCTTGAGACTGCTGCCAGTTTTTGAAATGATCTTCGGACTGCCACAATGTAAGTACGACATACGTATCGTCCTTTAGCGGACGAAGCACACGAATGCCAACAAAGCCGGGTTCGTCTTCCACTTTGCGCGCACGGTTCTTGAAGCGTTCCTCGAAGTCGTTCCGTCCATCTTCGGTTACGGGTATATTGTTGAGAACGGCATAACCGCCGCCTGTCCAGGAGCCTGCGGCATCGAAGGCTTCATACGCCGCTACGTTGTCATCGGACTCGATATTCATCAGACGTTCTGTCGATTCAAAGGCCAATCGAACCTGCTCCTCGCTGCGCAACGTCAGATGCGGATATGCAGCAAGTGCATCCGGAATGGGTGAAGGGACCAAATAGATATACATAGAAGATGCCTCCTTATTTACGTACATTCTCCCCCTCAACATAGCATATGAAAAGGAGCGAGTCCAATCCGCTGATTGGCTGGTTTGAGCACTGCTTTTCATGATAAAGTATAGTCACTACAAACAGAACGGGTGATCGCATGACAACCGCAATTCGAATATCAGTCAGGCCATTGGTGGAATATGTGTATCGCAGTGGCAGCATACGTCCAGGGTTTCGCACCAATGCATCAATGCAGGAGGGAACCCGGATACACCAGCGGGTGCAGAAGGATTACACAGAAGAGGATCTGAAGGAAGTGGTTCTCGAAGTGGAATTGCAGCATGGAGACTTGACCTACGTGGTGGAGGGACGATGTGACGGGCTGATTCGTCTGGATGGGCAGCTGACGGTGGATGAGATCAAATCAACTGCGGGCAATCTGGACGATCTGGGCGATGGAGCCCCCGTACACTGGGCACAGGCCATGATGTATGCCTATATGTACGCCGTTCAGCATGATGAACCCCGTATGCAGGTACAGCTTACATACGTGCACACCGTGAGTAATGAAGAAAGGCGGTTTCGGCGGATGCTGGAACGGCAGGAGCTGGAACAGTTTGCAGCAGAGCTGGTCGCTGGTTACGCGCCATACGCAGAGATGATTGTGGCTTATGAAGAAAAGCGCGATATAAGCGTGCGAGAGCTGCCTTTTCCTTTTCGCAAATACAGAGAGGGACAGCGCAAGCTGGCAGGAGCCGTATATAAGACAATCCGCGAGGGGCAGGGACTGATGGCGAAGGCGCCAACGGGTATTGGCAAAACGATGTCCGTACTGTTTCCCACGGTTAAGGCCATTGGTGAAGGAGAAGCCAAACGATTATTCTATCTGACCGCAAGAACGACGACGCGAGTGGCGGCAGAAGAGGCTTTTGCCCGGATGCAGGCGGAAGGATTGAAGATGCATGTGATCAGTCTGACCGCGAAGGACAAGATCTGTTTCAAGGAAGAGGAAGCCTGTGATACGGGACAGTGTGGCATGTGCGAAGGATATTATGATCGTATTAACGGAGCTGTGCTGGATATGCTGGAACATGAGACGTTAATGACACGCCCGGTTATTGAACAGTACGCACGCAAGCATCGGGTATGTCCATTTGAGTTTTCACTGGATGCTGCGTATGCAGCCGATGCGGTGATCTGCGACTATAACTATATTTTCGACCCGCGTATCTCGCTCAAACGCATGCTGGAGGAGCAGAAGCGCAAGACGGTATTATTGGTCGATGAGGCACATAATCTGGTTGATCGGGGCCGAATGATGTTTTCGGCAGAGCTGGAGAAGGCCGTCTTTCTGGATGTCAAAAGGGAATTCCAAACCCTGGGCAGCAGTGTGACCGCCGCTAAAGCCATCGCGGATCGTACGGGCGCTATCGACAAATACCTGATTACGCTTCGCAAAAACGGTGGGGAAGAGGGCAAATTGCTGCAACAGGAGGCACCGGAGGAACTGATTGAACTGCTGGAGCCTTTTGTCATGGTTGCGGAGCAATGCCTTGTTGAAGGCGGTTCGGGGAATGCGGAGACGGATGAATTGCTGCTGGCAGCCTATTTCACCGCACAGAATTTCCTGCGTATTGCCAAGCTGTACGATGAACGCTTCATTACCTATGCGGAATGTGTACGAAGTGAAGTACGAGTGAAGCTGTTCTGCCTTGATCCGTCCGTGCTGCTGCGCCAGACTGCCAAAGGGTTCCGTTCCACCATTCATTTCTCTGCGACATTGTCACCTCTTGGTTATTACCGGGATATGTTAGGTGCGGAGGAAGAGGATTATACCTTGCGTATTCCTTCGCCTTTCCAGCGAGAGCAGCTGGATGTGAGATTGATGCCATTATCGATTCGCTATCGGGATCGTGAACGTTCCAGACAGCCTATTGCCAATATGCTGCGCCAATTGGTTGCCGAGTGGCCGCATAGCAACCTGCTGGTCTTTTTCCCATCCTATCCATATATGCGCGAAGTCCATGGGACGTATATGGAACAGCCGGGCGAGGCAGAAGTCGTGATGCAGGAGCAGGGCATGAGTGAAGAGGAACGGGAGGCGTTTCTGAACGCGTTCCAGCCACATCCGGAACGAACACGATTGGTATTTGCCGTTATGGGCGGTGTGTTTTCCGAAGGTGTGGATCTGCCGGGTGATCGTCTGAATGGAGTTGTGGTGGTCGGTGCCGGACTTCCCCAGATTGGTCTGGAGAACAACGTACTCCGCGATTATTATAGTCGTACTGGGCGCAACGGATTCAATTATGCCTATGTTTTCCCCGGGATGAACAAGGTATTGCAGGCGGGTGGAAGGCTGATACGTACAGAAGAGGACAAGGGCGTACTGGTACTGGTCGACGATCGTTTCACCGAGGAACCGTATCGTTCATTGCTGCCCGAGGAATGGCAGGACTACACACGGATTTCACCCCAATAATGATATTTAGCTAAAGAACGATCATAGACTTTTTTCAGCTTTCTTTTCTGTGCATGATTGAAGGATAGGCCGAAAAGGGTATTACTTGGATAGCATACGAACGAACAAGGACGATACAGATGCGTGCCGTGGTCCGCTTCGAAAGCAATCAAGGAGGTCGGTTGGGAATGAAGAGAAATCATACGATGATGCAGTTTTTTGAATGGCACCTGGCCGCAGACGGAAAGCACTGGAAAAGATTGGCCGAAATGGCGCCAGAGCTAAAAGCCAAAGGCATCGACTCGGTGTGGGTGCCTCCGGTGACCAAAGCCGTATCTGCCGAGGATACCGGTTACGGCGTATATGACCTGTACGATCTGGGCGAATTTGACCAGAAAGGCAGTGTGCGTACCAAATATGGCACCAAGCAGGAACTGGTCGATGCGATTGCCGAGTGCCAGAAGAATGGTGTTGCCGTCTATGTGGATCTGGTGATGAACCATAAGGCGGGTGCGGATGAGACGGAAGTCTTCAAGGTGATTGAGGTTGATCCCAATGATCGATTGAAGGAAATCTCCAAACCGTTCGAGATTGAGGGCTGGACCAAATTCACATTTCCGGGCCGCGGGGATCAGTACTCCTCCTTCAAATGGAACGCCGAACATTTCAACGGTACCGACTTTAATGCCAAGGAAGAACGAAATGGTGTGTTCCGCATTGTAGGGGAGAACAAGAACTGGAATCAGAACGTCGACGATGAGTTTGGCAACTATGATTACCTGATGTTCGCCAATATTGATTACAATCACCCGGATGTCCGGCAGGAAATGCTACAATGGGGAAAATGGCTCATCGATACGCTGCAATGCAGCGGTTTTCGACTGGATGCGATCAAACATATCAATCACGAATTCATTAAGGAATTCGCAGCTGAGATGCTCCGCAAACGGGGGCAGGATTTCTACATTGTAGGCGAGTTCTGGAACTCCAATCTCGATGCATGCCGTGAATTTCTGGATACGGTGGACTATCAGATTGATCTGTTCGATGTGTCCCTGCATTACAAACTTCATGAAGCCTCTCTGGCTGGCCGGGACTTTGATCTTTCCAAAATTTTTGATGACACCTTGGTGCAGACACATCCAACGCATGCCGTAACGTTTGTTGATAATCATGATTCCCAGCCGCATGAAGCGCTGGAATCCTGGGTGGGCGATTGGTTCAAGCCGAGCGCCTATGCGCTGACGCTGCTGCGTCGTGACGGTTATCCGGTTGTCTTTTACGGTGATTATTACGGCATTGGAGGTCCCGAACCTGTTGAGGGTAAGAAGGACATTCTCGACATTCTGATGTCAGCCCGTTACGACAAAGCTTATGGAGAGCAGGAGGATTACTTCGATCACGCGAACACGATTGGGTGGGTACGCCGCGGGGTGGACGAAATCGAAGGCTCCGGTTGTGCAGTAGTTATCTCGAATGGGGATGATGGTGAGAAAAGGATGTTTGTTGGCGAACACCGTGCTGGCGAAGTCTGGACCGATCTGACGCACAGCTGTGAGGACAGCATTACTATTGAGAAAGACGGCTGGGCCACTTTTCATGTATGTGGTGGGGGCGTCTCCGTGTGGGCTCTCCCGGATCAGAGTGAGGAATCTGCCGCTCAATAATACGTTGAGGGATCATTGATTAGTGAATCTTCATATAGACAGTTAAACCATCTGAACTGGTGATCATCTGCCAGGCAGGTGGTTTTTTTATGTTAGGTGGAGTGAGTCTACTCGTGTTATCCTTATATGGAATAATAAACCAATATTATGATTGCAATTAGAATCGATTAGGGATCATTTTAGATAGATCATACCGAGGGGGGAAATCGGATGAGGAGATTAGTACACTTGGGGGTGTGGCTGCTTGTAATGGCGGTCTGTCTGGGGGCTTGCGGTTTGGGAACAAACCAAGGGCCAAGGGGAGAACCGAAGCGAACGGATGATTATACGTTGAATACCGAGCGAAGAGATTTGACCCAGCGTTTGCTGAAAAATCCGGATTCCTTTCAGGAGCGTTTGCCAGATGATTATAGCTTGACTGCTACTGTTAGCGTTCATCATGAATCGGATCTGGACCGCATTATATATGAGATTTCTGTTAACGAGGCCAAGGTGCCGATGGTCAATGTGATACAGTCTTTTACACTTGATCCATCCTTGATGAATAGCATTAACGCCACAGAGCTCCTTAACTCCAATACGGGAAATACGCACGAGACGACTCTGGGTCCTGGAAAAGAACCGTTGGGATTGAGTTTACTCCGAGATTATATTTTGAAGCCCAAAGCGGAGATCCATAGCAATATCATTCATACTTATCAGGATATGTATATCAAAATTTCCTACGGACCAAATGATCAGCGAACGGAAGATTACATTCATGTGAAAGCTGAACCATCT
Above is a window of Paenibacillus sp. E222 DNA encoding:
- a CDS encoding LTA synthase family protein; protein product: MMIKSSLAWIVIFDDIPVWKPLLTELPLIWICFCLIEWFAAKRRMWLYLGLNLVLSGIFFAAIMYYKYYGVIVNYHALAQVNQVTSVKSSMFSLLDPYYLFIFADVLVIAGILIRRRIKLGGTERPGRVPLERSARRRIASVILVLSMMLCMLNIYPNRASMSEITQAEQMGILGYEAYTILADRPDKPVPLDQIDQNHIDEIKQTTALPAVVEEGAAKGRNVIVLQLESFQNFLIGLQVDGQEVTPHLNKLAGQSLYFPNFYQQVGQGNTSDAEFVVNTSFYTPPNGAAATVYANKELPSLPRLMSANGYQTATFHTNDVHFWNRDQLYKALGFDQYYDINYFGTEDSIAFSASDEVLYSKTLDKLEAMQASGSPFYAQIISMSAHHPYHLPEDKKSLTLPKRYVNTLPGDYLVSQHYADQAVGQFIEGLKERGLWENSLLVVYGDHLGLPIYSLDRTDEKLMQEIYGREYTSADMINIPLIITAPGITPAAQLEQIGGQVDILPTIAGLTGASLQNQLHFGQDLLREGNNLLPERYYLPSGSVLNDASLFVPETGYGDGTHYSLADAGRQDVVSAELNQKKGTNPDSLKDESSVPASAIPSEEESTSSEYITKEQYERALDLLHLSNSYLSQLPNRNDVK
- a CDS encoding antibiotic biosynthesis monooxygenase, coding for MYIYLVPSPIPDALAAYPHLTLRSEEQVRLAFESTERLMNIESDDNVAAYEAFDAAGSWTGGGYAVLNNIPVTEDGRNDFEERFKNRARKVEDEPGFVGIRVLRPLKDDTYVVLTLWQSEDHFKNWQQSQAYNHAHRNRSTSEGLTAQKPTMFPRPSFVTTFTIE
- a CDS encoding alpha-amylase, coding for MKRNHTMMQFFEWHLAADGKHWKRLAEMAPELKAKGIDSVWVPPVTKAVSAEDTGYGVYDLYDLGEFDQKGSVRTKYGTKQELVDAIAECQKNGVAVYVDLVMNHKAGADETEVFKVIEVDPNDRLKEISKPFEIEGWTKFTFPGRGDQYSSFKWNAEHFNGTDFNAKEERNGVFRIVGENKNWNQNVDDEFGNYDYLMFANIDYNHPDVRQEMLQWGKWLIDTLQCSGFRLDAIKHINHEFIKEFAAEMLRKRGQDFYIVGEFWNSNLDACREFLDTVDYQIDLFDVSLHYKLHEASLAGRDFDLSKIFDDTLVQTHPTHAVTFVDNHDSQPHEALESWVGDWFKPSAYALTLLRRDGYPVVFYGDYYGIGGPEPVEGKKDILDILMSARYDKAYGEQEDYFDHANTIGWVRRGVDEIEGSGCAVVISNGDDGEKRMFVGEHRAGEVWTDLTHSCEDSITIEKDGWATFHVCGGGVSVWALPDQSEESAAQ
- a CDS encoding helicase C-terminal domain-containing protein; translation: MTTAIRISVRPLVEYVYRSGSIRPGFRTNASMQEGTRIHQRVQKDYTEEDLKEVVLEVELQHGDLTYVVEGRCDGLIRLDGQLTVDEIKSTAGNLDDLGDGAPVHWAQAMMYAYMYAVQHDEPRMQVQLTYVHTVSNEERRFRRMLERQELEQFAAELVAGYAPYAEMIVAYEEKRDISVRELPFPFRKYREGQRKLAGAVYKTIREGQGLMAKAPTGIGKTMSVLFPTVKAIGEGEAKRLFYLTARTTTRVAAEEAFARMQAEGLKMHVISLTAKDKICFKEEEACDTGQCGMCEGYYDRINGAVLDMLEHETLMTRPVIEQYARKHRVCPFEFSLDAAYAADAVICDYNYIFDPRISLKRMLEEQKRKTVLLVDEAHNLVDRGRMMFSAELEKAVFLDVKREFQTLGSSVTAAKAIADRTGAIDKYLITLRKNGGEEGKLLQQEAPEELIELLEPFVMVAEQCLVEGGSGNAETDELLLAAYFTAQNFLRIAKLYDERFITYAECVRSEVRVKLFCLDPSVLLRQTAKGFRSTIHFSATLSPLGYYRDMLGAEEEDYTLRIPSPFQREQLDVRLMPLSIRYRDRERSRQPIANMLRQLVAEWPHSNLLVFFPSYPYMREVHGTYMEQPGEAEVVMQEQGMSEEEREAFLNAFQPHPERTRLVFAVMGGVFSEGVDLPGDRLNGVVVVGAGLPQIGLENNVLRDYYSRTGRNGFNYAYVFPGMNKVLQAGGRLIRTEEDKGVLVLVDDRFTEEPYRSLLPEEWQDYTRISPQ
- a CDS encoding GNAT family acetyltransferase; amino-acid sequence: MEFTRITSINDPLFAQMHKLMQEIFPREEVLDFPLWAEPLEDPGIRVFVAVHEGQVVGATEYRYYEDWNVAMTDFTIISREGLGIGSFLANHRKRDLQKLAAANGKELFGMFAEIYNPYLSQDHEFGGIKPMDPYVRREVLSHLGYQRLDFPYVHPSWQGDGEAVGGLDLCFMPGDESLGELPASLVADFLNRYYAVLPNKPQEWLAMVEKLTARKSVALLPL